A portion of the Chondrinema litorale genome contains these proteins:
- a CDS encoding alpha-2-macroglobulin family protein codes for MSRLQADNFRLYINQVFSESEEAFVQVGNLPYVYDDSTNKEILLYVSLYKPVNQQDFVKSLMQQGDGVSISDSVVSSSQLIKNWTVNHPLNTRWGENNISLGNLSKGIYIVEMICQNEVARVPVLISNYALVTQRHGKGMLAYVADNESGKQDKSFDLFYWKTNELVEADVNENGLHIFNDVSKSGNKNQFLAVNDEDFTLSDFYYYNYSDDESKTGIVFTDRPAYRPGQELFFQGIIRNKNGYELSVFSDTVTVIIENSQGEEIYKKELLTDDNGSFDDSISIGENYALGNYNITVLTDKIERWNYYSQVQGSFRVEEYKKPEYEVNVTLDQPRYVSGDTVKAKVNATYFFGAPVKNATVKYRVMRERYYVPWYMRYGYSWWYEDDDIGYSRNAEELYSKSGKINEDGNFEIVVPTDAETNENYRYRIQAQVTDASRRTINGNAAVLVTATSFTININSEKFYYKTDEDVLIRVSTADFSENPVSKEFELVASTYRYSRDGEYEDNEEIYKTTGKTDKKSGIATVEFPLKEPGYYQVKVTSTDDNGKSTSETTSVYILEEGSSSYSWWNNESAEVQLLTDKKVYNAGDTINAMVLAPSATDALFSANGAETTFKGIYQFNESGTSFKEFNIPIREDVYGQLAISLVYVANGKLYSRSENVTVIPEEKYLDVAINFDEKQYKPATKAEATILVTDKNGKPVKDALVSLNTADESIYFLYPDKTEDIRKAFYPNKRGVYVQFYNNAYGKSDNSNLLSYDYLIDLIKSERLKPDKDFFVSEGMLYYLNPGDLRDDSHRVHGYVVDENGNLLSGVKIKSGKQTVKTNEWGYYEMFNPEDTILTFSYKKAKITFTDIHFFKGNNDWGYRDILLNTRLNQAKKNDNEISLNNPNYFGRREPVMVEDMAAGFGDSAIEEVVVEQAAASSQKIPIQRRKIGAPAKAEVTPVVRENFKDAIYWNPTVKTDENGEAKVTITLPDNLTTWRTTAKVITKDSKVGQSLAKIVVKKDLLIRMETPRFIQTGDKLLIATNVHNYLSRRKSIRVVLKADGLEVSGTSKTITVAANDEARVDWEVDANWPLDAVITAEAITNEESDAKKVTVPVQPTGLEMVKGYSSVLNKEKSGDIELIIPEDVDLNTVKLELSAAPSVAAALLSSLDQLIGYPYGCVEQTMSRFLPTLIVSNTLQQLKGSYTSDISAEEMQKMTAQGLQRLKELQHSDGGWGWWENDDTHPFMTAYVVNGLALAKKTGYEVPEYMLEEGKNALKNSMKNKGETDTTTYAYQALSAMQAGLVDIWDDIPIPTADSLDAYQAALWLQAAQIAGDDSITNQMLHQLEEKAIKDGNRCFWGAQKFYYSWQEDQVETTANAVKALAAVNPEHELIAPAVQWLMQKRRGNGWHNTRQTAFIVLGLQDVIASELNPDYELVINTNGKKVLSEELKSEDVFEKAKSVELRGENFLSSKAKQITNPLGVLKHGKNTININKLGSGTAYVNATLTYFLQKESKGIAEAKNENLIMTREYYVLSRGFDENEKVIYKKEKIKEGAVPSGSDILVKVKIESNESLDYVLIEDPIPAGFEFIKDKTGYNIEDEKAYSNGNYYRNYYRWMYYAHEEYRDNRYAIVLTRLGKGEYEYSYLMKAQIPGVFEVNPAVVQLMYYPEKRAFTDFEKITILRPEKE; via the coding sequence ATGTCAAGATTACAGGCAGATAATTTCAGATTGTATATCAATCAGGTGTTTTCTGAATCGGAGGAGGCTTTTGTGCAAGTAGGTAACCTGCCTTACGTTTATGATGATTCTACAAATAAAGAGATTCTGTTGTATGTCTCGCTCTATAAACCAGTGAATCAACAAGACTTTGTAAAGTCTTTAATGCAACAAGGCGATGGTGTTTCAATTAGTGATAGTGTGGTTTCGTCAAGTCAGTTAATTAAAAACTGGACAGTAAACCATCCACTAAATACGCGTTGGGGAGAAAACAACATCTCTTTGGGTAATTTGTCTAAAGGCATTTACATAGTTGAAATGATTTGCCAGAACGAGGTTGCCAGAGTGCCGGTGTTAATTAGCAATTATGCACTTGTAACACAAAGGCATGGTAAAGGCATGCTAGCTTATGTAGCTGATAATGAAAGTGGCAAACAAGATAAAAGTTTTGATTTATTTTACTGGAAAACAAATGAACTAGTAGAAGCTGATGTTAACGAAAATGGACTTCACATCTTTAATGATGTGAGCAAAAGCGGGAATAAGAATCAGTTCTTAGCTGTTAACGATGAAGACTTTACCCTCTCAGACTTTTACTATTACAATTACTCTGATGACGAAAGTAAAACAGGTATTGTATTTACAGACAGACCTGCCTACAGACCAGGGCAAGAGTTGTTTTTCCAAGGAATTATAAGAAATAAAAATGGCTATGAGCTTTCTGTTTTTTCAGATACTGTAACAGTAATTATTGAAAACAGCCAAGGTGAAGAAATCTACAAGAAAGAATTACTTACGGATGATAATGGCTCTTTTGACGATAGTATTTCTATAGGAGAAAATTATGCATTGGGTAATTACAACATCACAGTTTTAACCGACAAGATAGAACGTTGGAATTACTATTCTCAAGTACAAGGTTCTTTTAGAGTAGAAGAATACAAAAAGCCCGAATACGAAGTAAACGTAACACTCGATCAGCCACGCTATGTGAGTGGAGATACTGTAAAAGCAAAAGTAAATGCTACTTACTTTTTTGGTGCTCCGGTTAAAAATGCAACGGTTAAGTATCGTGTAATGCGAGAGCGTTATTATGTGCCTTGGTATATGCGATATGGTTACTCTTGGTGGTACGAAGATGATGATATAGGTTATTCTAGAAATGCAGAAGAACTATATAGTAAGTCTGGTAAAATAAATGAAGACGGTAATTTCGAAATTGTTGTTCCTACAGATGCAGAAACCAACGAAAACTATCGCTATAGAATTCAGGCACAAGTAACAGATGCGAGTAGAAGAACTATAAATGGAAATGCCGCCGTATTGGTTACAGCTACTTCATTTACAATCAATATCAACTCAGAAAAATTTTATTATAAAACAGATGAGGATGTACTTATTCGAGTAAGTACTGCCGATTTTTCAGAGAACCCAGTATCTAAAGAGTTTGAGTTAGTAGCAAGTACTTATAGATATAGCCGTGATGGAGAGTACGAAGACAATGAGGAAATCTATAAGACCACAGGAAAAACTGATAAGAAAAGCGGAATAGCAACTGTTGAGTTTCCTTTAAAAGAGCCGGGTTATTATCAAGTAAAAGTCACATCTACTGATGATAATGGTAAATCTACCAGTGAGACTACTTCGGTTTATATATTAGAAGAAGGTAGTTCGTCTTACAGTTGGTGGAATAATGAGTCTGCCGAAGTGCAATTGCTTACAGATAAGAAAGTCTATAATGCAGGCGATACGATAAATGCCATGGTATTGGCTCCTTCAGCTACTGATGCATTATTCTCTGCGAATGGAGCAGAAACTACTTTTAAAGGCATTTATCAGTTTAATGAAAGTGGTACTTCATTTAAAGAGTTTAATATTCCAATTAGAGAAGATGTTTATGGACAGTTAGCGATTAGCTTAGTCTATGTTGCAAATGGAAAGCTTTATTCGCGTAGTGAGAATGTTACTGTAATTCCAGAAGAGAAATATTTAGATGTAGCCATCAACTTTGATGAGAAGCAATACAAACCGGCTACAAAAGCAGAGGCAACTATTTTGGTAACCGATAAAAATGGCAAGCCAGTAAAAGATGCCTTAGTTTCTCTAAACACGGCTGACGAAAGTATTTACTTCTTATACCCAGATAAGACTGAAGATATTAGAAAAGCTTTTTACCCTAATAAAAGAGGGGTATATGTGCAGTTCTATAATAATGCTTATGGAAAAAGTGATAACAGCAACCTGTTATCTTATGATTATCTGATTGATTTAATCAAGTCTGAAAGATTAAAACCAGACAAAGACTTCTTTGTATCAGAAGGAATGCTTTATTATTTGAACCCAGGAGATTTACGAGATGATAGTCACAGAGTGCATGGCTATGTGGTAGATGAAAATGGAAATCTGCTAAGCGGAGTTAAAATAAAATCTGGTAAGCAAACTGTAAAAACCAATGAGTGGGGTTATTACGAAATGTTTAATCCAGAAGATACCATTCTTACTTTTTCATACAAAAAAGCAAAAATCACATTTACAGATATTCACTTTTTCAAGGGTAATAATGATTGGGGTTACAGAGATATTTTGCTCAATACTCGCTTAAATCAAGCAAAAAAGAATGATAATGAAATCTCATTAAATAACCCTAATTATTTCGGAAGAAGAGAACCAGTGATGGTTGAAGACATGGCTGCAGGATTTGGTGACTCAGCAATTGAAGAAGTTGTTGTAGAACAGGCTGCTGCCTCTTCTCAAAAAATTCCGATACAGCGACGTAAGATAGGTGCTCCAGCAAAAGCCGAAGTTACACCAGTAGTAAGAGAAAACTTTAAAGATGCCATTTACTGGAACCCAACAGTAAAAACAGATGAAAATGGCGAGGCTAAAGTAACTATTACTTTACCAGATAATCTTACCACATGGCGAACTACCGCCAAGGTAATTACCAAAGACAGTAAAGTTGGTCAGTCGCTAGCTAAAATAGTGGTTAAAAAAGATTTACTTATCAGAATGGAAACTCCTCGCTTCATCCAAACAGGAGATAAGTTATTAATCGCTACCAATGTGCATAATTACCTAAGTAGAAGAAAGAGCATAAGAGTAGTGCTTAAAGCGGATGGTTTAGAGGTAAGCGGTACTTCTAAAACTATTACGGTGGCTGCAAATGACGAAGCTAGAGTAGATTGGGAAGTAGATGCAAACTGGCCATTGGATGCAGTAATTACTGCTGAAGCAATCACCAACGAAGAGTCTGATGCGAAGAAGGTTACGGTGCCAGTACAACCAACAGGTTTAGAAATGGTAAAGGGATATTCTTCTGTATTAAATAAAGAAAAGTCAGGCGATATAGAATTGATTATTCCAGAGGATGTAGACTTAAATACCGTAAAGTTAGAATTAAGTGCAGCACCTTCAGTTGCGGCAGCTCTACTTTCTTCATTAGATCAATTAATTGGTTATCCATACGGATGTGTAGAGCAAACAATGAGTCGCTTTTTGCCTACACTTATTGTATCGAACACTTTGCAGCAATTAAAAGGAAGTTATACCTCTGATATTTCGGCAGAAGAAATGCAGAAAATGACTGCTCAAGGTTTACAGCGATTAAAAGAACTACAGCACAGCGATGGTGGCTGGGGTTGGTGGGAAAATGATGATACCCATCCATTTATGACAGCCTATGTGGTAAACGGTTTGGCTTTGGCTAAGAAAACTGGTTATGAAGTACCAGAATACATGTTGGAAGAAGGTAAAAATGCTTTGAAAAACTCAATGAAAAACAAAGGTGAGACAGATACCACTACTTATGCTTATCAGGCATTGAGTGCAATGCAAGCAGGTTTAGTAGATATTTGGGATGATATTCCAATACCAACAGCAGATTCATTAGATGCATACCAAGCGGCATTGTGGTTACAAGCTGCACAAATTGCTGGTGATGATAGTATAACAAATCAGATGTTACATCAACTAGAAGAAAAAGCTATTAAAGATGGTAACAGGTGTTTCTGGGGAGCGCAGAAGTTTTACTATAGCTGGCAAGAAGATCAGGTAGAAACTACGGCAAATGCAGTAAAAGCATTGGCTGCTGTAAATCCAGAACATGAACTGATAGCACCGGCTGTGCAATGGCTTATGCAAAAACGTCGTGGAAATGGTTGGCATAATACCAGACAAACTGCCTTTATTGTGCTTGGTTTGCAAGATGTAATTGCTAGCGAACTCAATCCAGATTACGAGTTAGTAATTAATACAAATGGTAAAAAAGTGTTGAGTGAAGAACTAAAGTCTGAAGATGTTTTTGAGAAAGCAAAAAGCGTAGAATTGAGAGGAGAGAATTTCTTGTCATCTAAGGCAAAGCAAATTACCAATCCATTAGGTGTGTTAAAACATGGGAAAAATACCATCAACATCAATAAGCTTGGTAGTGGAACTGCTTATGTAAATGCTACGCTCACTTATTTCTTACAAAAAGAAAGTAAGGGAATTGCTGAGGCTAAAAATGAAAACCTAATAATGACTAGAGAGTATTATGTGCTTTCTAGAGGTTTTGATGAAAACGAAAAAGTGATTTACAAAAAAGAGAAAATTAAAGAAGGTGCAGTTCCTTCTGGAAGTGATATTTTGGTAAAAGTAAAAATCGAAAGTAATGAGTCGCTAGATTATGTTTTAATAGAAGACCCAATACCAGCAGGCTTTGAGTTTATCAAAGACAAAACCGGATATAACATCGAAGATGAGAAAGCATATTCAAACGGAAATTATTACAGAAACTATTACCGTTGGATGTATTATGCACATGAAGAATACAGAGATAATCGATATGCGATTGTGCTAACCAGATTAGGCAAAGGTGAGTATGAGTATTCTTATTTAATGAAAGCACAAATACCGGGAGTATTTGAGGTAAATCCGGCTGTTGTACAGTTGATGTATTACCCAGAGAAAAGAGCTTTTACAGATTTTGAGAAAATTACGATATTAAGACCAGAAAAAGAATAA
- a CDS encoding Ig-like domain-containing protein: MHSGLLQKTFFLLLVISNAYHLKAQQIFIQKAADFGIDLDGEKDGGFSFNDLNNDGYIDLIVNTFQDDATHRTRVLFFNPAVNQFEDVTATHCKGCFAEQEGSSVNERSLIIADFNNDGYYDFVRNNSKRLDVFLNNGADDGYTFGAGVDQKPNFFLFTTDLTSNNPPNGIPEGMNTEGIGVLDYDNDGLLDLFIENHNWGMEIYRNTGDPASMFEYISPEITGLPAGQPASVLDKYGNRLNGDYSAVTDFNDDGYIDIAARKSDGIAYDLMQRDPNGAGFINGIDLQDADNDNKGAVAFHDFDNDGDFDLVWTEAQRTVLYENVDGNFQEILPAQTGLDVSSGFVIDGVAAGDIDNDGDLDMFLTDSEGASFLFINQLTETDGAAPFTFIRDNKGINVDADGEGCMFVDFDNDGDLDLYINIKDGKNQYWENNLNDAADYPDYVKVDVFENRLSTNTSGRAAYQRYALGATITIKDICGELISGVREVNGGNGHGTQDPSKVHFTLPGISKRQFVLNVKYPVYNGTRKEVNILVEPGTTSVDVYPDTESISFEDLEFNLSDDDFTVLTCADTATVFNIFDNDTLLFCPEESLKLIKDSEYADVSLDEEGNLTYSLTDSNFTGTDTLAYELQCISCDEKIDTAYVYVTVSDEEGKLVLQDDSSEGFGKFNTCADSVFTFDVVANDTIENCVLTTFEILTQPTYGTASIDSEGMVTFSLTDTSYTGTDTLSYMVTCESCSSLSDTATVVIELVSEEGKLVLQDDSSEDFGKFNTCADSVFTFDVVANDTIEDCALTTFEILTQPTYGTASIDSEGMVTFSLTDTSYTGTDTLSYMVTCESCSSLSDTATVVIELVSEEGKLVLQDDSSEDFGKFNTCADSVFTFDVVANDTIEDCALTTFEILTQPTYGTASIDSEGMVTFSLTDTSYTGTDTLSYMVTCESCSSLSDTATVVIELVSEEGKLVLQDDSSEDFGKFNTCADSVFTFDVVANDTIEDCALTTFEILTQPTYGTASIDSEGMVTFSLTDTSYTGTDTLSYMVTCESCSSLSDTATVVIELVSEEGKLVLQDDSSEDFGKFNTCADSVFTFDVVANDTIEDCALTTFEILTQPTYGTASIDSEGMVTFSLTDTSYTGTDTLSYMVTCESCSSLSDTATVVIELVSEEGKLVLQDDSSEDFGKFNTCADSVFTFDVVANDTIEDCALTTFEILTQPTYGTASIDSEGMVTFSLTDTSYTGTDTLSYMVTCESCSSLSDTATVVIELVSEEGKLVLQDDSSEDFGKFNTCADSVFTFDVVANDTIEDCALTTFEILTQPTYGTASIDSEGMVTFSLTDTSYTGTDTLSYMVTCESCSSLSDTATVVIELVSEEGKLVLQDDSSEDFGKFNTCADSVFTFDVVANDTIEDCALTTFEILTQPTYGTASIDSEGMVTFSLTDTSYTGTDTLSYMVTCESCSSLSDTATVVIELVDGDTPINIAAKTFTTNCETDEVISESLDLENILAQCDSSYISITNPAVYGTAEIDQYGIFTYNLLDDTYDGIDTITYEVFCQSCEDQLVTASVYVDIECDVDNCADIEVEDVTFEMEACGNQLTDQLDALAECETTVYTTISQPVHGTFNFMSNDGSFTYTLTDLDFDGIDSVNYEIACVKDCGEKSATATIYFDLTNNDVSIPVITKLLTPNSDGYNDYLIIKNIECYPVHTFKVFNRWGNLIFETDDYANNAEQAWSGQVNKSTGITPGTLVGDGTYFCVLELGNGNDISEYVEIRGSNR; this comes from the coding sequence ATGCATAGTGGACTTCTACAAAAAACATTCTTTTTACTTTTAGTTATTTCGAATGCTTATCACCTAAAGGCGCAACAAATATTCATACAAAAAGCAGCAGACTTTGGGATTGATCTTGATGGAGAAAAAGATGGAGGCTTCTCTTTTAACGACCTCAATAATGATGGCTACATAGACCTGATCGTAAATACCTTTCAGGATGATGCAACCCACCGCACTAGAGTATTATTTTTTAATCCGGCAGTAAATCAGTTTGAAGATGTAACAGCAACCCACTGCAAAGGTTGTTTTGCTGAACAAGAAGGCAGCTCTGTTAATGAAAGGTCGCTGATAATCGCCGATTTTAATAATGACGGTTACTACGATTTTGTAAGAAATAATTCGAAAAGGCTAGATGTATTTCTAAATAATGGCGCCGATGATGGTTACACATTTGGCGCAGGTGTAGATCAGAAACCAAACTTTTTCTTATTTACAACCGACCTTACTAGTAACAATCCTCCCAATGGTATTCCCGAAGGTATGAATACAGAAGGTATTGGTGTGTTAGACTACGATAATGATGGTTTACTAGATTTATTTATAGAAAACCACAACTGGGGGATGGAAATCTACAGAAATACTGGAGACCCAGCTTCTATGTTTGAATACATCTCTCCTGAGATTACAGGATTACCAGCAGGCCAGCCAGCATCTGTACTCGATAAATATGGTAACAGGCTAAATGGAGATTATTCAGCAGTTACAGACTTTAATGACGATGGTTATATAGATATTGCTGCTAGAAAAAGTGATGGCATTGCTTATGACCTCATGCAAAGAGACCCTAATGGAGCTGGTTTTATAAATGGAATTGATTTACAAGATGCCGATAACGATAATAAAGGAGCAGTTGCCTTTCATGATTTTGATAATGATGGCGATTTTGACTTAGTCTGGACAGAAGCGCAAAGAACAGTTCTCTATGAAAATGTTGATGGAAACTTTCAGGAAATTTTACCAGCTCAAACAGGCTTAGATGTTTCTAGTGGTTTTGTGATAGATGGAGTAGCAGCAGGTGATATAGATAACGATGGCGATTTGGATATGTTCTTAACAGATTCAGAAGGAGCTAGCTTTCTATTTATCAATCAATTAACAGAAACAGATGGTGCTGCACCATTTACTTTTATTAGAGACAATAAAGGCATAAATGTAGATGCAGATGGCGAGGGTTGTATGTTTGTCGATTTTGATAATGATGGAGACCTTGACCTTTACATAAATATAAAAGATGGTAAAAATCAGTATTGGGAAAACAATCTAAACGATGCTGCTGACTATCCAGATTATGTAAAAGTAGATGTTTTTGAAAACAGATTAAGCACTAATACTTCAGGTAGAGCTGCATACCAACGATATGCTTTGGGTGCTACTATTACTATAAAAGATATTTGTGGGGAGTTGATAAGTGGTGTAAGAGAAGTAAACGGAGGTAATGGACACGGTACGCAAGACCCTTCTAAAGTGCATTTTACCTTACCAGGAATTTCTAAAAGACAATTTGTATTAAATGTAAAATATCCGGTTTACAACGGAACCCGAAAAGAAGTGAATATTCTGGTTGAGCCGGGAACAACTTCTGTAGATGTTTATCCAGATACAGAAAGTATCTCTTTCGAAGATTTAGAATTCAATTTATCAGATGATGATTTTACGGTTCTAACTTGTGCTGATACAGCTACTGTATTCAATATATTCGATAATGATACCTTACTTTTTTGCCCAGAAGAAAGTTTGAAGTTGATTAAAGATTCAGAATATGCAGATGTTTCTCTCGATGAAGAAGGCAATTTAACCTATTCCTTAACAGATTCAAATTTTACAGGAACTGATACATTGGCTTACGAACTTCAATGTATTTCTTGCGACGAGAAAATAGATACAGCTTATGTATATGTAACAGTAAGTGATGAAGAAGGCAAGTTGGTTTTGCAAGACGATTCAAGCGAAGGTTTTGGTAAGTTCAATACCTGTGCAGACTCAGTATTCACATTTGATGTAGTAGCCAACGACACCATAGAAAATTGTGTGCTGACGACTTTCGAAATCCTGACTCAGCCGACTTACGGTACAGCCAGTATCGATTCAGAAGGTATGGTCACTTTCAGCTTAACAGATACCTCATACACTGGAACAGATACATTGAGCTACATGGTGACATGCGAAAGTTGTTCATCACTCAGCGATACAGCAACGGTTGTAATTGAGCTAGTATCAGAAGAAGGTAAATTAGTGTTACAAGACGATTCAAGCGAAGATTTTGGTAAGTTCAATACCTGTGCAGACTCCGTATTCACATTTGATGTAGTGGCAAATGATACGATAGAAGATTGTGCACTCACTACTTTTGAAATCCTCACTCAGCCGACTTATGGCACGGCCAGTATCGATTCAGAAGGTATGGTCACTTTCAGCTTAACAGATACCTCATACACTGGAACAGATACATTGAGCTACATGGTGACATGCGAAAGTTGTTCATCACTCAGCGATACAGCAACGGTTGTAATTGAGCTAGTATCAGAAGAAGGTAAATTAGTGTTACAAGACGATTCAAGCGAAGATTTTGGTAAGTTCAATACCTGTGCAGACTCCGTATTCACATTTGATGTAGTGGCAAATGATACGATAGAAGATTGTGCACTCACTACTTTTGAAATCCTCACTCAGCCGACTTATGGCACGGCCAGTATCGATTCAGAAGGTATGGTCACTTTCAGCTTAACAGATACCTCATACACTGGAACAGATACATTGAGCTACATGGTGACATGCGAAAGTTGTTCATCACTCAGCGATACAGCAACGGTTGTAATTGAGCTAGTATCAGAAGAAGGTAAATTAGTGTTACAAGACGATTCAAGCGAAGATTTTGGTAAGTTCAATACCTGTGCAGACTCCGTATTCACATTTGATGTAGTGGCAAATGATACGATAGAAGATTGTGCACTCACTACTTTTGAAATCCTCACTCAGCCGACTTATGGCACGGCCAGTATCGATTCAGAAGGTATGGTCACTTTCAGCTTAACAGATACCTCATACACTGGAACAGATACATTGAGCTACATGGTGACATGCGAAAGTTGTTCATCACTCAGCGATACAGCAACGGTTGTAATTGAGCTAGTATCAGAAGAAGGTAAATTAGTGTTACAAGACGATTCAAGCGAAGATTTTGGTAAGTTCAATACCTGTGCAGACTCCGTATTCACATTTGATGTAGTGGCAAATGATACGATAGAAGATTGTGCACTCACTACTTTTGAAATCCTCACTCAGCCGACTTATGGCACGGCCAGTATCGATTCAGAAGGTATGGTCACTTTCAGCTTAACAGATACCTCATACACTGGAACAGATACATTGAGCTACATGGTGACATGCGAAAGTTGTTCATCACTCAGCGATACAGCAACGGTTGTAATTGAGCTAGTATCAGAAGAAGGTAAATTAGTGTTACAAGACGATTCAAGCGAAGATTTTGGTAAGTTCAATACCTGTGCAGACTCCGTATTCACATTTGATGTAGTGGCAAATGATACGATAGAAGATTGTGCACTCACTACTTTTGAAATCCTCACTCAGCCGACTTATGGCACGGCCAGTATCGATTCAGAAGGTATGGTCACTTTCAGCTTAACAGATACCTCATACACTGGAACAGATACATTGAGCTACATGGTGACATGCGAAAGTTGTTCATCACTCAGCGATACAGCAACGGTTGTAATTGAGCTAGTATCAGAAGAAGGTAAATTAGTGTTACAAGACGATTCAAGCGAAGATTTTGGTAAGTTCAATACCTGTGCAGACTCCGTATTCACATTTGATGTAGTGGCAAATGATACGATAGAAGATTGTGCACTCACTACTTTTGAAATCCTCACTCAGCCGACTTATGGCACGGCCAGTATCGATTCAGAAGGTATGGTCACTTTCAGCTTAACAGATACCTCATACACTGGAACAGATACATTGAGCTACATGGTGACATGCGAAAGTTGTTCATCACTCAGCGATACAGCAACGGTTGTAATTGAGCTAGTATCAGAAGAAGGTAAATTAGTGTTACAAGACGATTCAAGCGAAGATTTTGGTAAGTTCAATACCTGTGCAGACTCCGTATTCACATTTGATGTAGTGGCAAATGATACGATAGAAGATTGTGCACTCACTACTTTTGAAATCCTCACTCAGCCGACTTATGGCACGGCCAGTATCGATTCAGAAGGTATGGTCACTTTCAGCTTAACAGATACCTCATACACTGGAACAGATACATTGAGCTACATGGTGACATGCGAAAGTTGTTCATCACTCAGCGATACAGCAACGGTTGTAATTGAGCTAGTAGATGGAGATACACCAATTAATATCGCAGCTAAAACCTTTACAACAAACTGCGAAACTGACGAAGTAATTTCAGAATCTCTGGATTTAGAAAATATTCTAGCTCAATGCGATAGCTCATACATCAGCATAACTAATCCTGCTGTTTATGGGACTGCTGAAATAGATCAATACGGCATATTTACTTATAATTTGTTGGATGATACTTACGATGGAATCGATACAATAACTTATGAAGTATTCTGCCAAAGTTGCGAAGATCAACTAGTAACAGCTTCGGTTTATGTAGATATTGAGTGTGATGTAGATAATTGTGCAGACATAGAAGTTGAAGATGTTACTTTTGAGATGGAAGCCTGTGGAAATCAACTTACTGACCAATTGGATGCATTAGCAGAGTGTGAAACCACAGTTTACACTACTATTAGTCAACCAGTGCATGGTACATTTAATTTTATGAGTAACGATGGTAGCTTTACTTATACACTCACCGATCTCGACTTTGATGGTATCGATTCAGTCAATTATGAAATTGCTTGTGTAAAAGACTGTGGTGAGAAATCGGCAACAGCTACGATCTATTTCGATCTTACTAATAATGATGTTAGTATTCCGGTAATTACCAAGCTATTAACTCCTAATAGCGATGGTTACAATGATTACCTAATCATCAAAAATATAGAATGTTACCCAGTACATACCTTCAAGGTATTTAACAGATGGGGTAATCTTATCTTCGAAACAGACGATTATGCCAATAATGCAGAGCAAGCTTGGTCTGGTCAAGTGAACAAAAGCACCGGAATTACACCGGGGACTCTTGTTGGAGATGGTACTTACTTCTGTGTCTTAGAATTGGGCAATGGCAACGATATTTCTGAGTATGTGGAAATTAGAGGGTCCAATAGATAA
- a CDS encoding SHOCT domain-containing protein, protein MNSIFTESSLEKIAAIADKYKVSTEAVSELANAIIKSNGTMAQFNIPELGGSGQWMQGGMTMVGDMFNNSLKALVDGLCYELSGLYQNGNIQYKSIPKSEMQNSASFNAGNWWGDLGQPSSSGSQNNIHYAIFPYARRLAIQQNGKITVYDTLSHQISGVSQQQGRGNDLTFSSQFGIVYLSTLPIISGENQQEAEIKTYEASKMNVEEKVVSPDNNEEDIFGKIEKLAGLKDKGILTQEEFESKKSELLSRL, encoded by the coding sequence ATGAATAGTATATTCACAGAATCAAGTTTGGAAAAAATAGCTGCAATAGCTGATAAATATAAAGTAAGTACAGAAGCAGTTTCTGAACTGGCAAATGCAATAATAAAGAGTAATGGAACAATGGCTCAGTTTAACATACCTGAGCTGGGTGGTTCTGGACAATGGATGCAGGGCGGAATGACCATGGTGGGTGATATGTTTAATAATAGCCTAAAAGCACTTGTTGACGGACTTTGCTATGAGTTATCTGGTCTATATCAAAACGGAAACATTCAATACAAGTCCATTCCCAAAAGTGAAATGCAGAATAGTGCAAGTTTTAACGCTGGAAACTGGTGGGGAGATTTAGGTCAACCTAGTTCATCTGGCAGCCAGAACAACATCCACTATGCTATATTTCCTTATGCCAGAAGGTTGGCAATACAGCAAAATGGTAAAATAACTGTGTATGATACACTAAGCCACCAAATTTCAGGAGTGTCTCAACAACAAGGTAGAGGAAATGACCTTACATTTAGCAGTCAGTTTGGTATTGTTTATCTAAGTACTTTACCGATTATTTCAGGTGAAAACCAACAGGAAGCAGAAATAAAAACTTATGAGGCTTCTAAAATGAATGTTGAAGAAAAGGTAGTTTCTCCAGATAATAATGAAGAGGATATTTTTGGGAAGATTGAAAAACTGGCTGGCTTAAAAGATAAAGGTATATTGACCCAAGAAGAATTTGAAAGTAAAAAATCTGAATTGCTGAGTAGGTTATAA